The following are encoded in a window of Polynucleobacter sp. VK25 genomic DNA:
- the rplE gene encoding 50S ribosomal protein L5 — MSTRFQEHYQAKVVADLIAKFGYKSVMEVPRITKVTLNMGLGDAVNDKKIIENAVGDLTKVAGQKPVVTKAKKAIAGFKIRQGYPIGAMVTLRGARMYEFLDRFVTVALPRVRDFRGISGKAFDGRGNYNIGVKEQIIFPEIEYDKIDALRGLNISITTTAKTDEEAKALLAAFKFPFRN; from the coding sequence ATGAGCACACGTTTTCAAGAACACTATCAAGCTAAAGTCGTTGCTGATTTGATCGCCAAATTTGGTTACAAATCTGTAATGGAAGTTCCGCGTATCACTAAGGTAACCCTGAACATGGGCTTAGGCGACGCAGTGAACGACAAGAAAATTATCGAAAATGCAGTTGGTGATTTAACTAAAGTTGCTGGCCAAAAGCCCGTTGTAACTAAAGCTAAAAAAGCGATTGCAGGTTTCAAAATTCGTCAAGGTTACCCAATCGGTGCCATGGTGACATTGCGTGGTGCACGCATGTACGAATTCTTGGACCGTTTCGTAACTGTTGCATTGCCACGCGTACGTGACTTCCGTGGAATTTCCGGTAAAGCATTTGACGGCCGCGGTAACTACAACATCGGCGTTAAAGAACAGATCATTTTCCCTGAAATCGAATACGACAAAATTGATGCCCTCCGTGGTCTCAATATCAGTATTACGACGACTGCTAAAACTGACGAAGAAGCAAAAGCTTTGTTGGCAGCATTCAAATTCCCTTTCCGCAATTAA
- the rpsN gene encoding 30S ribosomal protein S14 — translation MAKLSLIERENKRAKTVEKYAVKRAELKAIIADQSRSDEERYEARLKLQALPRNASPIRQRNRCSLTGRPRGTFRKFGLARSKIREIAFRGEIPGLTKASW, via the coding sequence GTGGCAAAACTATCCCTAATTGAGCGCGAGAATAAGCGCGCAAAAACTGTAGAGAAGTACGCTGTAAAGCGTGCCGAACTCAAAGCGATCATTGCTGATCAATCACGCAGCGATGAAGAGCGCTATGAAGCTCGCTTGAAGCTACAGGCACTTCCACGTAACGCAAGCCCGATTCGTCAAAGAAATCGTTGTTCATTAACCGGTCGCCCACGTGGCACATTCCGTAAATTCGGTTTGGCTCGTAGCAAGATTCGTGAAATCGCCTTCCGTGGCGAAATCCCCGGTTTAACCAAGGCCAGCTGGTAA
- the rpsH gene encoding 30S ribosomal protein S8, with translation MSISDPIADMLTRIRNAQAVQKPVVLMPSSKVKVAIAKVLQDEGYIESFEIKGEAAKPVLHIDLKYYAGRPVIERIDRVSTPSLRIYKGRHDIPEVMNGLGIAIISTPQGVMTDRKARATGVGGEVICYVA, from the coding sequence ATGAGTATCAGCGATCCAATCGCCGACATGTTGACAAGGATCCGCAATGCGCAAGCAGTGCAGAAACCCGTAGTCTTGATGCCGTCGTCAAAAGTAAAAGTAGCCATCGCAAAAGTTTTGCAAGATGAAGGCTATATCGAAAGTTTTGAAATCAAAGGTGAAGCAGCTAAGCCAGTGCTACACATCGATCTCAAATACTATGCAGGCCGTCCTGTTATTGAGCGTATTGACCGTGTATCTACACCAAGTCTGCGTATCTATAAAGGCCGCCATGACATTCCAGAGGTAATGAATGGCTTGGGCATTGCAATTATTTCAACCCCTCAAGGCGTAATGACAGACCGTAAAGCACGTGCAACAGGCGTGGGCGGCGAAGTTATTTGCTACGTAGCTTAA
- the rplF gene encoding 50S ribosomal protein L6 gives MSRVGKSPITVPKGAEISINGANITVKGPLGTLTHNLHPSVGLKQEDGVLTVVLNNDSPEAGAQSGTARALVNNMVVGVTAGFERKLSLVGVGYRAAAQGETLKLQLGFSHDIIYNLPKGVKAETPTQTEIIIKGSNKQQVGQVAAEVRAYRSPEPYKGKGVRYVDEVVHLKETKKK, from the coding sequence ATGTCCCGCGTAGGTAAATCACCAATTACAGTCCCTAAGGGCGCTGAAATCAGCATCAACGGTGCAAACATTACTGTTAAAGGTCCTTTGGGCACTTTGACACATAACTTGCATCCTTCTGTTGGTTTGAAACAAGAAGATGGCGTATTGACAGTTGTTTTAAATAACGACTCACCAGAAGCTGGTGCACAGTCAGGTACAGCCCGTGCTTTGGTTAACAACATGGTTGTTGGCGTAACTGCTGGCTTTGAGCGCAAGCTCAGCTTGGTAGGCGTTGGTTACCGTGCTGCTGCTCAAGGCGAAACACTGAAATTGCAGTTAGGTTTCTCACACGACATTATTTACAACCTGCCAAAGGGTGTAAAGGCTGAGACCCCAACTCAAACTGAAATCATTATCAAAGGTTCCAACAAGCAGCAAGTTGGCCAGGTCGCAGCTGAAGTTCGCGCTTACCGTTCACCAGAGCCATACAAAGGCAAAGGTGTTCGCTATGTGGATGAGGTTGTGCATCTGAAAGAAACTAAGAAGAAGTAA
- the rplR gene encoding 50S ribosomal protein L18, which yields MNKDESRQRRARQTRIRIAEALANRLTVIRSNTHISAQVYSPCGTKVVAAASTMEKDFRQAIKNGGNADAAKQIGKLVAERAVKAGIVDVAFDRSGHRYHGRIKALAEAAREAGLKF from the coding sequence ATGAATAAAGACGAATCCAGACAAAGACGCGCTAGGCAGACTCGTATTCGCATTGCCGAAGCTTTGGCAAATCGCTTAACAGTTATCCGTAGCAATACACATATTTCTGCACAGGTTTATAGCCCATGCGGAACCAAAGTTGTAGCAGCTGCTTCAACTATGGAAAAAGATTTTCGCCAAGCGATCAAAAACGGCGGCAACGCTGACGCTGCAAAACAAATCGGCAAATTAGTTGCTGAGCGTGCTGTTAAAGCAGGCATTGTTGATGTTGCATTTGATCGTTCCGGTCATCGTTACCACGGCCGTATTAAGGCCTTAGCTGAAGCTGCGCGTGAAGCCGGCCTGAAGTTCTAA
- the rpsE gene encoding 30S ribosomal protein S5 — MAKMQTKMQNEERDDGLREKMIAVNRVTKVVKGGRILGFAALTVVGDGDGRIGMGKGKSKEVPVAVQKAMDEARRKMIKVTLRKGTLQHTVTGQHGASRVLISPAKDGTGIIAGGPMRAIFDVMGVTNVVAKSLGSTNPYNLVRATIDGLSKMSTPAEIAAKRGKSVEEILG; from the coding sequence ATGGCAAAAATGCAAACTAAGATGCAAAACGAAGAGCGTGATGATGGTCTTCGCGAGAAGATGATCGCTGTTAATCGTGTAACTAAAGTGGTTAAGGGTGGTCGTATTCTCGGCTTCGCTGCACTCACTGTAGTTGGCGATGGCGATGGCCGCATCGGCATGGGTAAAGGCAAATCAAAAGAAGTTCCAGTTGCCGTTCAAAAGGCAATGGACGAAGCGCGTCGCAAGATGATCAAAGTAACTTTGCGTAAAGGTACTTTGCAGCACACTGTTACTGGTCAACATGGCGCGTCACGCGTTTTGATTTCTCCAGCTAAAGACGGTACTGGAATTATTGCTGGCGGCCCAATGCGTGCAATTTTCGACGTAATGGGTGTAACTAACGTGGTTGCTAAGTCACTTGGCTCTACAAACCCATACAACTTGGTTCGTGCAACCATTGATGGTTTGAGCAAAATGAGTACTCCTGCTGAGATTGCTGCTAAACGCGGTAAGTCAGTTGAAGAGATTCTCGGCTAA
- the rpmD gene encoding 50S ribosomal protein L30: MTTSNSKLKLQLVRSLIGTRESHRATVRGLGLRRINSVSELEDTPAVRGMINKVSYLVKVVG; encoded by the coding sequence ATGACAACATCTAACTCCAAACTCAAACTGCAATTAGTACGCAGTTTGATCGGTACCCGTGAAAGCCACCGTGCAACTGTTCGAGGCTTAGGCCTTCGTCGTATCAATTCAGTTTCTGAATTGGAAGACACTCCAGCTGTTCGCGGCATGATTAATAAAGTTTCTTATCTAGTTAAAGTCGTTGGCTAA
- the rplO gene encoding 50S ribosomal protein L15 has product MQLNTIKPAEGSKKNRRRVGRGIGSGLGKTAGRGHKGQKSRSGGFHKVGFEGGQMPMYRRLPKRGFVSLTRRHVGQITLNDLAKINLPEVDLLVLKAHGFAGEQINAVKVIKTGELKIAVTLKGITATAGAKAAIEAAGGKLVELV; this is encoded by the coding sequence ATGCAACTCAACACAATTAAACCTGCAGAAGGCTCCAAGAAAAACCGTCGTCGCGTTGGTCGCGGCATTGGTTCTGGTCTTGGTAAAACTGCTGGCCGTGGTCACAAAGGTCAAAAATCCCGTTCTGGTGGTTTCCACAAGGTTGGATTTGAAGGCGGTCAGATGCCTATGTATCGTCGTTTGCCAAAACGCGGTTTCGTATCTTTGACTCGTCGTCACGTTGGCCAAATTACATTGAACGACTTAGCAAAAATCAATTTGCCAGAAGTAGACTTATTGGTATTGAAGGCTCATGGCTTTGCTGGTGAGCAAATCAATGCAGTTAAGGTTATCAAGACTGGCGAACTCAAGATTGCTGTAACCCTCAAGGGCATCACAGCAACTGCCGGCGCAAAAGCAGCTATTGAAGCGGCTGGCGGCAAATTGGTTGAATTGGTTTAA
- the secY gene encoding preprotein translocase subunit SecY, producing the protein MALAPTNNANTAATGGKFGELRQRLIFLVLALLVFRLGAHIPVPGIDPDQLAQLFSGQKDGILGMFNLFSGGALSRFTVFALGIMPYISASIIMQLMTIVVPSLESLKKEGQAGQRKITQYTRYGTVFLATFQALGISVALQAQPGLVINPGLMFELNTVVTLVTGTMFLMWLGEQITERGLGNGISIIIFGGIVSGLPNALASLLELVRTGSMNIISALLIVVICVAVTYFVVFVERGQRRILVNYAKRQVGNKIYGGQSSYFPLKLNMAGVIPPIFASSIILFPATIAGWFTSGEPTNMFSRIIKDLAATLAPGQPVYTILYAAAIIFFCFFYTALVFNSRETAENLKKSGAFVPGIRPGDQTARYIDKILVRLTLAGSIYMVLVCLLPEFLVLKYNVPFYFGGTSLLIIVVVAMDFMAQVQSFVMQQQYGSLMKKANFKMGA; encoded by the coding sequence ATGGCATTAGCACCTACCAATAACGCAAACACTGCAGCAACAGGCGGCAAGTTTGGCGAATTACGCCAACGCTTGATTTTCCTGGTGCTGGCTTTGCTCGTGTTCCGTTTGGGTGCTCATATTCCAGTTCCTGGAATTGATCCGGACCAATTGGCGCAGTTGTTCTCTGGCCAAAAAGACGGCATCTTGGGAATGTTTAACCTGTTCTCAGGTGGCGCCTTATCACGCTTCACCGTATTTGCTTTGGGAATCATGCCTTACATTTCTGCATCGATCATCATGCAGTTAATGACGATTGTTGTTCCTTCATTGGAGTCTTTGAAAAAAGAAGGCCAAGCAGGTCAACGCAAGATTACCCAATACACTCGCTACGGGACAGTATTTTTGGCAACATTCCAAGCATTAGGCATTTCTGTTGCCTTACAAGCTCAACCAGGTTTGGTTATTAACCCAGGCTTGATGTTTGAACTCAATACTGTAGTGACTTTGGTTACCGGCACGATGTTCTTGATGTGGCTTGGCGAGCAAATTACTGAGCGTGGTCTTGGTAATGGTATTTCTATCATTATTTTCGGCGGCATTGTTTCTGGTCTGCCGAATGCATTAGCAAGCTTATTAGAGTTGGTTCGCACTGGCTCAATGAATATTATTTCTGCATTGCTCATCGTAGTAATTTGCGTAGCAGTGACTTATTTTGTAGTGTTTGTAGAGCGTGGTCAGCGCCGTATTTTGGTGAACTACGCTAAGCGTCAAGTTGGTAACAAGATTTATGGCGGCCAATCTTCCTACTTCCCGTTGAAGTTAAATATGGCAGGCGTTATTCCTCCAATTTTTGCTTCTTCAATCATTTTGTTCCCTGCAACGATTGCTGGCTGGTTTACTTCAGGCGAGCCAACCAATATGTTCAGCAGAATTATTAAAGACTTGGCAGCTACTTTGGCTCCAGGACAGCCTGTGTATACGATTTTGTATGCAGCAGCGATTATTTTCTTCTGTTTCTTCTATACCGCATTGGTATTTAATAGCCGTGAGACTGCTGAGAACTTGAAGAAGAGTGGTGCATTTGTTCCCGGCATTCGTCCAGGCGACCAGACAGCGCGTTACATCGATAAGATCTTGGTGCGTTTGACTCTGGCCGGCTCTATTTATATGGTTTTGGTTTGCTTGTTGCCAGAATTCTTGGTATTGAAGTACAACGTGCCGTTCTATTTCGGCGGTACTTCACTGTTAATTATTGTTGTTGTTGCAATGGATTTCATGGCTCAAGTTCAGTCATTTGTGATGCAACAGCAGTATGGCTCTTTGATGAAGAAAGCCAACTTTAAGATGGGCGCTTAA
- the infA gene encoding translation initiation factor IF-1, with translation MSKDDVIQMAGEVVENLPNAMFRVKLENGHVVLGHISGKMRMHYIRILPGDKVTVEMTPYDLTRARIIFRAK, from the coding sequence ATGTCTAAAGACGATGTAATTCAGATGGCGGGAGAAGTAGTAGAGAATTTGCCGAACGCGATGTTTCGCGTGAAGCTGGAAAACGGACATGTGGTTCTAGGGCACATTTCCGGAAAGATGCGGATGCACTATATCCGTATTTTGCCGGGAGATAAGGTAACAGTGGAGATGACTCCATACGACCTAACGCGTGCCAGGATCATTTTCCGCGCGAAGTAA
- the rpmJ gene encoding 50S ribosomal protein L36, whose product MKVLASVKCICRNCKIIKRKRVVRVICSSDARHKQRQG is encoded by the coding sequence ATGAAAGTTTTAGCATCCGTTAAGTGTATTTGCAGAAATTGCAAGATCATTAAGCGCAAACGCGTTGTTCGCGTGATCTGTTCTTCAGACGCACGTCATAAGCAGCGTCAAGGCTGA
- the rpsM gene encoding 30S ribosomal protein S13 — MARIAGVNIPNHQHTVIGLTAIFGIGTTRARKICETTGVAIDKKVKDLTDGDLEKLRDEVGKFITEGDLRREVTMSIKRLMDLGCYRGVRHRKGLPVRGQRTKTNARTRKGPRKSGVQLKK; from the coding sequence ATGGCACGTATCGCTGGGGTAAACATCCCAAATCATCAACATACTGTTATCGGTTTAACAGCAATTTTTGGCATTGGCACAACTCGTGCTCGCAAAATTTGTGAAACCACAGGTGTTGCAATCGACAAAAAAGTTAAAGACCTTACTGACGGTGACTTGGAAAAGTTGCGTGATGAGGTTGGTAAATTCATTACCGAAGGTGACCTTCGTCGTGAAGTAACTATGAGCATCAAGCGTTTGATGGACTTAGGTTGCTACCGCGGTGTTCGTCATCGTAAGGGCTTGCCTGTACGTGGTCAACGTACTAAGACTAATGCGCGTACCCGCAAGGGCCCACGTAAGTCTGGTGTGCAACTCAAGAAATAA
- the rpsK gene encoding 30S ribosomal protein S11 gives MAKQQSASAASQRARKKVKKNVADGIAHVHASFNNTIITITDRQGNALSWATSGGQGFKGSRKSTPFAAQVAAEVAGKAAVECGIKNLEVQIKGPGPGRESAVRALNSLGIKITEIQDVTPVPHNGCRPPKRRRI, from the coding sequence ATGGCAAAACAACAATCCGCTTCTGCAGCTTCACAGCGCGCACGCAAGAAGGTTAAGAAGAACGTTGCTGACGGTATTGCGCACGTTCACGCTTCTTTTAACAACACCATTATTACGATCACTGATCGCCAAGGTAATGCGCTCTCATGGGCAACATCTGGTGGACAGGGTTTTAAAGGTTCACGTAAATCAACACCTTTTGCTGCTCAGGTAGCTGCTGAAGTTGCTGGTAAAGCTGCTGTTGAATGCGGCATCAAGAACTTGGAAGTTCAGATCAAAGGCCCAGGCCCAGGTCGTGAATCAGCAGTTCGTGCATTGAACTCATTGGGCATCAAGATCACTGAGATTCAAGACGTAACTCCAGTTCCACACAACGGTTGCCGTCCTCCTAAGCGTCGTCGTATTTAA
- the rpsD gene encoding 30S ribosomal protein S4, whose product MARYLGPKAKLARREGTDLFLKSARRALSDKCKLDTKPGQHGRTSGSRTSDYGNQLREKQKVKRIYGVLERQFRRYFAEAERRKGNTGETLLQLLESRLDNVVYRMGFGSTRAEARQLVSHCAILLNGSPVNIPSIQVKPGDVVAIREKAKKQARITESLNLVGQMAAVTWVSVDAAKLEGTFKQVPDREDISGEINESLIVELYSR is encoded by the coding sequence GTGGCACGTTACTTAGGGCCTAAGGCCAAATTAGCACGTCGGGAAGGTACCGACTTATTTTTAAAGAGCGCACGTCGCGCCCTGTCAGACAAGTGCAAGTTAGATACTAAGCCTGGTCAACATGGCCGTACATCTGGCTCAAGAACATCTGATTACGGTAATCAATTGCGTGAAAAGCAAAAGGTTAAGCGTATCTATGGCGTATTAGAGCGTCAATTCCGTCGTTACTTCGCAGAAGCTGAGCGTCGTAAGGGCAATACTGGCGAAACATTGCTCCAGTTGCTTGAGTCACGTTTAGACAACGTGGTTTATCGCATGGGCTTTGGTTCAACACGCGCTGAAGCACGTCAGTTGGTTTCCCATTGCGCAATTTTGCTCAATGGAAGCCCTGTAAATATTCCATCTATTCAGGTTAAGCCTGGTGATGTAGTTGCAATTCGTGAAAAAGCGAAGAAGCAAGCGCGTATTACAGAATCACTCAATTTAGTTGGACAAATGGCAGCTGTTACTTGGGTTTCAGTTGACGCAGCTAAGCTCGAGGGAACATTTAAGCAAGTGCCTGACCGTGAAGATATTAGCGGTGAAATTAATGAAAGTTTGATCGTTGAATTGTATTCACGCTAA
- the rpoA gene encoding DNA-directed RNA polymerase subunit alpha — MQTNLLKPKIISVEALTANQAKVVMEPFERGYGHTLGNALRRVLLSSMVGYAPTEVAIAGVVHEYSTLDGVQEDVVNLLLNLKGIVFKLQSRDEVTINLRKEGPGVVTAKDIDLPHDVEIMNPDHVIAHLSAGGKLDMQIKVEKGRGYVPGNVRQYSDEATKIIGRIVLDASFSPVSRVSYAVESARVEQRTDLDRLVMTIETNGVLSPEEAIRQAASILVDQLVVFAALESSEVSGDLAPSRSSMVDPMLMRPVDDLELTVRSANCLKAENIYYIGDLIQRTENELLKTPNLGRKSLNEIKDVLAARGLSLGMKLESWPPANLEK; from the coding sequence ATGCAAACAAATTTGCTCAAGCCAAAGATTATTTCTGTTGAAGCGCTTACCGCCAACCAAGCTAAGGTTGTTATGGAGCCGTTCGAGCGTGGCTATGGCCACACACTCGGAAATGCATTACGTCGTGTACTGTTGTCCTCGATGGTTGGTTATGCGCCAACTGAAGTAGCTATTGCTGGTGTTGTTCATGAGTACTCCACATTGGATGGAGTTCAAGAGGACGTAGTAAACCTCTTGTTGAACCTCAAAGGTATTGTATTTAAGTTGCAGTCACGCGACGAAGTTACTATCAATTTGCGTAAAGAAGGCCCAGGCGTTGTTACAGCAAAAGATATCGATTTGCCACATGATGTAGAAATCATGAACCCTGATCACGTGATCGCTCACTTGTCAGCTGGTGGTAAGTTGGACATGCAGATCAAGGTCGAAAAAGGCCGTGGTTATGTACCAGGTAACGTACGTCAGTACAGCGATGAAGCTACCAAGATCATCGGCCGTATCGTGTTGGATGCTTCATTCAGCCCTGTAAGCCGTGTTAGCTATGCTGTTGAGTCTGCTCGTGTTGAGCAGCGTACCGACCTCGATCGTTTAGTAATGACCATCGAAACAAACGGTGTGTTGTCTCCTGAAGAAGCTATTCGTCAAGCAGCTAGCATTTTGGTTGATCAATTAGTTGTATTCGCGGCCCTCGAAAGCAGCGAAGTTTCTGGTGATTTAGCACCAAGCCGCTCATCAATGGTTGATCCAATGTTGATGCGTCCGGTTGATGATCTCGAGCTCACAGTTCGCTCTGCAAACTGCTTGAAGGCTGAGAACATTTACTACATCGGTGACTTGATTCAACGTACAGAGAATGAATTGTTGAAGACGCCTAATCTAGGTCGCAAATCTTTGAATGAAATTAAAGATGTTTTAGCGGCTCGTGGCTTAAGTCTTGGCATGAAACTCGAAAGCTGGCCTCCAGCTAACCTCGAGAAATAA
- the rplQ gene encoding 50S ribosomal protein L17, with product MRHGNGLRKLNRTSSHRLAMLRNMSNSLLEHEVIKTTLPKAKELRMVVEPLITLGKKDNLANRRLAFNRTRDRDIVAKLFTELGPRYATRPGGYLRILKFGFRHGDNAPMALVELVDRPEVEETAVVAEEA from the coding sequence ATGCGTCACGGAAACGGCTTACGCAAACTAAACAGAACTTCATCACATCGCCTAGCGATGCTGCGCAACATGTCCAATTCACTTTTGGAGCACGAAGTCATTAAAACGACTTTGCCAAAAGCAAAAGAATTGCGCATGGTTGTTGAGCCTTTGATTACCTTGGGTAAAAAAGACAACTTAGCAAACCGCCGCTTAGCATTCAATCGCACACGTGATCGCGATATCGTAGCCAAACTCTTCACAGAGCTCGGCCCACGTTACGCAACACGTCCAGGTGGCTACCTTCGTATTTTGAAGTTTGGCTTCCGTCATGGCGACAATGCACCAATGGCTTTGGTTGAGTTGGTAGACCGCCCAGAAGTTGAAGAAACAGCAGTTGTAGCTGAAGAGGCGTAA
- the cutA gene encoding divalent-cation tolerance protein CutA has translation MSENFPANSSKLLVVLTSLPNMETAKGLARSLIEQNLAACVQITEGVHSIYRWEGKVCEEHEVLLSAKTTKTRWLEISAFIKNAHPYDLPEILAFRPEQYEEQYGKWVESEVNSKL, from the coding sequence ATGTCTGAAAACTTCCCAGCCAACTCCAGCAAGCTTTTAGTGGTGCTTACCAGCCTTCCTAATATGGAGACCGCTAAGGGCTTGGCAAGGTCCTTGATAGAGCAGAATTTAGCCGCTTGTGTGCAAATCACTGAAGGAGTCCATTCAATTTATCGTTGGGAGGGCAAGGTTTGCGAAGAGCACGAAGTATTGCTTTCAGCAAAGACTACCAAAACAAGGTGGCTTGAGATATCCGCCTTTATTAAAAATGCACATCCATACGACCTTCCCGAGATATTGGCCTTTCGTCCTGAGCAATATGAAGAGCAATACGGCAAGTGGGTAGAGTCTGAGGTAAATTCGAAGTTATGA
- the dsbD gene encoding protein-disulfide reductase DsbD, which produces MKLPSFFVRIFALLLLLSAQVFAAQDFLPPEKAFRVEATWLDNSNQVELEFLPAKGYYIYQESLKFQAGNQAGRLSNIRPSLPTGFEKFDETFQKKLQVYKEPFLVLLDTKPVTGEPLHLEVTLQGCAEAGICYPPMTLKFLLAAPGVKAAPIPDILDGATAVNTQASGEGGQFSLADLWRERDDVNAIGRFLESTSTAYLFLAFFVLGLALAFTPCVLPMLPILSSVIFGTQGGKAISKGRASALALAYVFGMALVYALAGVLMAALGGSVQRALQSPVALATFALLLLALSGSLFGLYDLRLPSSWHHHIDKLAGRQKGGSLFGAFALGGISTLVASPCITAPLAGVLAFIAQTGSMSLGAGLLFVMALGMGLPLLFIAIEARILIPSTGIWMVWLQRTLGVLLVATAAWIASPLIQKNEPAGSVKIINGQSIHKVGELSFVVIHSPAELDAQLGKAREEKKLVLLDFYADWCISCKEMEVNTFTNLEVSKELKQFVLLQADVTANSPENQALLKRFGLFGPPGILIFNQNSEELKNQRVIGYMPPQRFIERLKQATVQK; this is translated from the coding sequence ATGAAATTACCTTCTTTCTTCGTGAGAATTTTTGCGCTCTTGTTGCTTCTCTCTGCGCAAGTATTTGCTGCGCAAGATTTCTTGCCACCAGAGAAAGCATTTCGAGTGGAGGCTACTTGGCTGGATAACTCTAACCAAGTGGAGCTGGAATTTTTGCCTGCTAAGGGTTATTACATCTACCAAGAATCCCTCAAATTTCAAGCAGGTAATCAGGCTGGGAGGCTAAGTAATATAAGGCCTTCATTACCAACTGGCTTTGAAAAGTTTGATGAAACTTTCCAGAAAAAGCTGCAGGTATATAAAGAGCCGTTCCTAGTTTTATTGGATACAAAACCGGTTACTGGGGAGCCACTCCATCTTGAAGTAACGCTTCAAGGTTGTGCGGAGGCGGGTATTTGCTATCCACCGATGACCCTCAAGTTTTTGTTAGCTGCTCCAGGAGTTAAGGCAGCCCCAATTCCAGATATTTTGGATGGTGCCACTGCAGTGAATACTCAAGCAAGTGGTGAGGGTGGTCAATTCAGCTTGGCGGATTTATGGCGTGAACGCGATGATGTGAATGCTATTGGCCGTTTTTTAGAAAGCACTTCAACCGCCTATTTATTTTTAGCTTTCTTTGTCTTGGGGCTTGCTCTGGCATTTACACCTTGCGTACTCCCCATGTTGCCAATCCTATCGAGTGTCATCTTCGGCACCCAGGGCGGCAAAGCGATATCTAAGGGCCGTGCCAGCGCTCTAGCGCTAGCCTATGTCTTTGGTATGGCCTTGGTATATGCATTGGCTGGAGTGCTGATGGCGGCCTTAGGCGGCAGTGTTCAGCGTGCTTTACAAAGCCCCGTTGCGCTGGCTACTTTTGCTTTATTGCTCTTGGCTCTTTCGGGCAGCTTGTTTGGCTTATATGACCTACGTTTGCCCTCATCTTGGCACCACCATATCGATAAGCTGGCAGGGCGCCAAAAGGGGGGCAGTCTATTTGGTGCTTTTGCATTGGGAGGCATCTCTACCTTGGTGGCCAGCCCATGCATCACAGCTCCTTTAGCTGGCGTCCTAGCCTTTATTGCCCAGACAGGTTCTATGAGTCTGGGTGCGGGCTTACTCTTTGTGATGGCTTTAGGAATGGGTCTACCCCTACTCTTTATTGCCATTGAAGCTCGAATTTTGATCCCATCTACTGGCATTTGGATGGTTTGGTTACAGCGCACTTTGGGTGTATTGCTCGTGGCTACTGCCGCTTGGATTGCCTCACCTTTAATTCAGAAAAATGAGCCGGCGGGATCAGTAAAAATAATTAATGGCCAGAGCATTCATAAAGTTGGCGAGCTATCTTTTGTAGTGATTCATTCACCTGCAGAGTTAGATGCGCAACTTGGCAAAGCGCGAGAAGAAAAGAAATTAGTCCTCCTCGATTTTTATGCCGATTGGTGCATCAGCTGTAAAGAGATGGAAGTGAATACTTTTACTAATCTAGAAGTGAGTAAAGAGCTCAAGCAATTTGTTTTATTACAAGCAGACGTGACTGCAAATAGCCCTGAGAACCAGGCATTGCTTAAGCGTTTTGGATTATTTGGACCGCCAGGAATTTTGATTTTTAACCAAAATTCTGAGGAGCTAAAAAATCAACGCGTGATTGGTTATATGCCGCCTCAGCGTTTTATTGAGCGCTTAAAGCAGGCAACGGTTCAGAAGTAA